GAATATATCGCGACGTGCGTTTTTCGAAAGTAAAGGTGCCCTATAAAACGCACTTCTCGGCCTATTTTGCAGCGGGCGGCAAAAAGGGTGACGGCCCCGGCCGCTACGTGCAGATTGGGCCCCACGGCCAGACGCTCGTGGCCGGCGGCCTCTACGAGCCCACCAAAGAGCAGGTGGCAGCCATCCGCCAGGAAATAGACTACGCAGCCGATGGCCTGCACGCGCTGCTGGCCGCACCGACGGCCCGGCAGTTCTTCCCGCAGGGCCTCGCCGGCGAGCAGCTAAAAAAGATGCCGTCCGGCTACGATGCTGCGCACCCCGAGGCTGGCTGGCTGCGCCACAAGCAGTTTCTGTTATCCTGTCAGCTACCCGATGCAGAGGTACGCCAGCTCAGTGCTGCTGACTTCCAAGGGCACATTCTAGCCGCCCTGCGCGCGCTCGGGCCATTCTGCGAGTGGCTGGCGGGAAGTAATGCGTAATATATTTTTAATTTAATATTACCCATTGCTTATTACCCATCGCCCATTAAAAATTCAGCACTTCCTCCTCGTGCCCGTTGCGAAGCAGGGCGCTGATTTTCTTGCCGTTGCCTTCGGCGTTCACGATATTCATCTGGTCGGAGAACAGCTCCAGCAGCATTTCCTGCTGAATCAGCAGCTCCTTGGTGGGGTGCGGCAGGGGCACCTTGGCGTAGAGCCAATACGCATCTTTTTCGGGTTGCAGCCCCATAAACTGCACGTCGAGCGGCAGGCGAGGGTGGCGGGGCGCGGCCGGAATACTCAGCTTGAGGTGCTGGTGCAGGTACAGCTCGGCCACGGGGAGCGCGCTGGGCTGCTGCAAGTCTACCGCCCTGGGCCGGCCCTGCGAAAGCGCCCGCGTAAAGTCGTCGGCGAAGACTTTCAGCGCCAGCTCTACCTGCTGCTTTTCGGGGTTGAGGCGCAGCTCCAGAATGCTGGTGTGATAGGCATGACGGGTGCCCGCCAGGCCCGGCAAGCCGAGCAGCAGGCTGAGAAGCAGAGGAAGACGGCGCATAAGGGTAGTGAGAATCTGGTCAGTTAAGGTCTGAAAAACAGTTGTCCTTGCGAGCGTAAAGCTTGCAAGGACAACTACCAAAGGCAATGAGGCTTACCTAAAACAGCTTCATTACCTGCTTAATCACAATAACATACGCCATGAGGGCCAGAATCAGCACGGTGCCTACGCGCTGGGCATTTTCCAGGAATTTCTCCGACGGCTTGCGGCGCAGAATCATCTCGTAGAGCAGGAATAACACGTGCCCGCCGTCGAGGGCCGGAATGGGCAGCAGGTTCATGAAGGCCAGCACCATGCTCAGCGTACCGACCAGGGTCCAGAAGTGCGGCCAGTTCCAGACGCCGCCAAACTGCTGGGCTATTTCGACGGGGCCGCCCAGGCTTTCCGAAGCCGAAGCCTCACGTTTCAGAATTTTGCCAAAAGCCTTGGCTTGCAGCGTAATAACACTAAACGCCTGCTTGGTTCCCTGGGGCACCGACTGGCCCAGGCTGTAGTAGCGGGTGCTGAAATTCAGCTCCGGCTTGGGGCGCACGCCGATTTTGCCAGCCGCGCTCACGGCTACGGGCAGCGCCAGTGTCTGGCCAGCCCGGCTCACGGTAATGGGAATAGTCTGGCCCTTGTAGCGGGGCAGCGTGCGCAGCAGCTCGTCGTAGTAGCGAATGGGCGTAGCCCCAATCTGGGTAATGCGGTCGCCAACCTTGATGCCGGCCTTGGCGGCGGGGTTGCCGGGCACTACCTCGGCCAGCGTGAAGGGCGAGCGCGCTTCCACAAATAGGCTGTCGCCCTGCTTGTTAAGCCTGTCGAAAAACGTTTTGGGTAGCTTGGGCAGGTCAAGCAGCTGGCCATTGCGCTCCACAGTGTAGTAGCTTTCGTTGCCGAGCAGCACGTTGGGGTCGTACACCTGGTTGAACTCGGTAAACGGGCGCCCGTTGATTTTTACAATCTGGTCGCCGTCGCGGAAGCCAAGGTCGCGGCCCAGCTTGGTGGTAACCACGCCGTAGCGGGCCTCAGAAGAGGGCAGATAGCTCTCGCCCAGCTTGTAGGTGAGGGCCGAGAAGATGACGATGCCCGTTAGCACGTTCATAATAATGCCCCCCAGCATCACTAGCAGCCGCTGCCAGGCGGGCTTGCTCCGAAACTCATCGGGCTGCGGGGGGCCGGCCAGGGCGTCGGCATCCTGCGTTTCATCTACCATACCGTGGATGGCCACGTAGCCGCCCAGCGGAAACCAGCCAATGCCGTACTCCGTCTCGCCCACCTTACGCTTAAACAAGCTGAAATTCCAGACGTGCGGCAGCGGAAACAGAAAGTCGAAAAAGATGTAAAACTTAATGACCCGAATCTTAAACAGCTTGGCGAAGGCAAAGTGCCCAAATTCGTGCAAGCCAACCAGTAGCGAGAGGCCCAGCAGCAGCTGGCCAATCATAACGAGAATTTCCAAAGGAGAAGAAAGAATTAAAAATTATAAATTAAGAATTAAAAATCAGGCAATTAAAAATGGCACACGTCCTTCTGAAGAAGCACGAGCGATAATTTTTAATTTTTACTTCTCAATTTTTAATTAACCCTGCCGCAACCCGGCGTGCTTCCGCATCAGTAGCGGCATAGTCGGCCAAAGTTGGGCTTGCAAGATACGGCACCCGTTGCAGGCACTCGGCCACTACCTCGGCCATCGCCGGAAAGCTTACCTTATCCTGCAAAAAAGCGGCCACGGCCACTTCATTAGCCGCATTGAGCACGCAGGCGGCCGTGCCGCCGCGGCGCATGGCCTCAAAGGCCAGCGGCAGGTGCCGGAACGTATCCTGGTCGGGAGGCTCAAAGGTGAGAGTGGGGTAGTTCAGAAACGAAAACCGGGGGAAATCATTGCGCAGCCGCTCGGGGTAGCCCAGCGCATACTGAATGGGCAGCTTCATATCGGGCAGGCCCAGCTGCGCTTTCAGCGAGCCATCCTCAAACTGCACCAGCGAGTGCACAATGCTTTGCGGATGCACCACCACGTCAATCTGCTCGTTGCGCAGTCCAAACAGCCATTTGGCTTCTATCACTTCCAGGCCCTTGTTCATGAGCGTGGCCGAGTCGATAGTGATTTTGGCGCCCATCGTCCAGTTCGGATGCTTCAGCGCCTGGGCTTTTGTAATATAGGCTAAAT
The sequence above is drawn from the Hymenobacter baengnokdamensis genome and encodes:
- a CDS encoding DUF2461 domain-containing protein is translated as MNPAALLDFLEKLARHNERDWFQNHKAAYDLLRTDFEQDVAYWLRELTADEPALAGLDAKKCIFRIYRDVRFSKVKVPYKTHFSAYFAAGGKKGDGPGRYVQIGPHGQTLVAGGLYEPTKEQVAAIRQEIDYAADGLHALLAAPTARQFFPQGLAGEQLKKMPSGYDAAHPEAGWLRHKQFLLSCQLPDAEVRQLSAADFQGHILAALRALGPFCEWLAGSNA
- a CDS encoding DUF6702 family protein is translated as MRRLPLLLSLLLGLPGLAGTRHAYHTSILELRLNPEKQQVELALKVFADDFTRALSQGRPRAVDLQQPSALPVAELYLHQHLKLSIPAAPRHPRLPLDVQFMGLQPEKDAYWLYAKVPLPHPTKELLIQQEMLLELFSDQMNIVNAEGNGKKISALLRNGHEEEVLNF
- the rseP gene encoding RIP metalloprotease RseP; translated protein: MEILVMIGQLLLGLSLLVGLHEFGHFAFAKLFKIRVIKFYIFFDFLFPLPHVWNFSLFKRKVGETEYGIGWFPLGGYVAIHGMVDETQDADALAGPPQPDEFRSKPAWQRLLVMLGGIIMNVLTGIVIFSALTYKLGESYLPSSEARYGVVTTKLGRDLGFRDGDQIVKINGRPFTEFNQVYDPNVLLGNESYYTVERNGQLLDLPKLPKTFFDRLNKQGDSLFVEARSPFTLAEVVPGNPAAKAGIKVGDRITQIGATPIRYYDELLRTLPRYKGQTIPITVSRAGQTLALPVAVSAAGKIGVRPKPELNFSTRYYSLGQSVPQGTKQAFSVITLQAKAFGKILKREASASESLGGPVEIAQQFGGVWNWPHFWTLVGTLSMVLAFMNLLPIPALDGGHVLFLLYEMILRRKPSEKFLENAQRVGTVLILALMAYVIVIKQVMKLF
- a CDS encoding 1-deoxy-D-xylulose-5-phosphate reductoisomerase; translated protein: MADSFSQKTLALLGSTGSIGTQALEVVREQQGRFRVAVLTAGRQWQLLVQQAQEFRPEVVVIGEEFYREVKAALASQPETQVLAGAAALAEVVQRPEVDVVLTALVGYAGLVPTVAAIRAGKDIALANKETLVVAGELITSLVQQHGVQLLPVDSEHSAIFQCLVGEAHNPVEKIILTASGGPFRGRKVSDLAYITKAQALKHPNWTMGAKITIDSATLMNKGLEVIEAKWLFGLRNEQIDVVVHPQSIVHSLVQFEDGSLKAQLGLPDMKLPIQYALGYPERLRNDFPRFSFLNYPTLTFEPPDQDTFRHLPLAFEAMRRGGTAACVLNAANEVAVAAFLQDKVSFPAMAEVVAECLQRVPYLASPTLADYAATDAEARRVAAGLIKN